One region of Halohasta litchfieldiae genomic DNA includes:
- a CDS encoding DUF7343 domain-containing protein: MPSRVALPTVLVGLLICVAMFSGIAAGSNHSDLAVEQHGDGIALEDESSTYLWQYSPYSVTVSFAAPTDSMHTVCLSEYNNGNTDNQEPADEPLACELTAVDSSESTSVTLTQSEWPDNFSGETTLAVEIYDGRGSSGEPREQVLLPVHIIEKDGDLDGNGLTNEREIGLGTHPAVADSDDDGLTDGVEVMLGTDPRDGSTPYRIAIITVGSLTAGAFGFLLVAGRFMTGLRKFGVSTGNESTAETETETTSEPAAEQAFDPPVRDEEQVRQLLSTHDGRLKQSQIVEATDWSKSKVSRLLSSMEDDEDITRIRLGRENLVCLRGHEPADITPSWEDKDGSST, encoded by the coding sequence ATGCCTTCCAGAGTAGCCCTCCCCACAGTTCTGGTCGGACTGCTGATCTGTGTCGCGATGTTTAGTGGCATCGCCGCTGGCTCAAATCACTCCGACCTCGCAGTCGAACAGCACGGCGACGGTATCGCCCTCGAAGACGAGTCGTCGACATATCTCTGGCAGTATAGCCCATACTCAGTGACGGTTTCGTTTGCAGCACCGACTGACAGTATGCATACGGTCTGTCTCTCGGAGTACAACAACGGCAATACGGACAATCAGGAACCGGCCGACGAGCCACTGGCCTGTGAGTTGACCGCCGTCGACAGCAGCGAGTCGACCAGCGTCACGCTCACGCAGTCGGAGTGGCCCGACAATTTTTCGGGCGAAACGACGCTGGCCGTCGAAATCTATGACGGACGCGGCAGTAGCGGTGAGCCACGCGAGCAGGTGCTGTTGCCGGTCCACATTATCGAGAAAGACGGCGATCTCGATGGAAACGGACTGACAAACGAGCGCGAGATCGGGCTTGGCACCCATCCCGCGGTCGCCGACTCCGACGATGACGGGCTGACCGATGGCGTCGAAGTGATGCTTGGCACCGATCCCCGGGACGGATCGACCCCCTATCGGATCGCCATCATCACCGTCGGCTCGCTGACAGCGGGCGCGTTCGGCTTCCTGTTGGTCGCCGGGCGGTTCATGACCGGGCTCCGGAAATTCGGCGTTTCGACCGGCAACGAGTCGACTGCCGAGACTGAAACTGAGACGACCTCTGAACCGGCCGCCGAGCAGGCGTTCGATCCCCCGGTCCGTGACGAGGAACAAGTCCGACAGCTCCTGTCGACCCACGATGGCCGACTCAAACAGTCACAGATCGTCGAAGCCACCGACTGGTCGAAATCCAAAGTGAGTCGACTGCTGTCGTCGATGGAAGACGACGAGGATATCACCCGCATCCGACTTGGCCGCGAAAATCTGGTCTGCCTCCGCGGCCACGAACCGGCGGATATCACGCCCTCGTGGGAAGACAAAGACGGCTCGTCAACTTAA
- a CDS encoding AN1-type zinc finger domain-containing protein yields the protein MMAKQCRVCEKIIDMPRKCRFCGERLCEEHMLPENHDCLGLSVDVENSESWFVEKFGGRDDEPREGSSVSLSRHGPDSPPLSSDDEPVEESTSEESESSDNASVKQTEEVEQDGERRESENNRDESTEQEKQAKQDEENDQSRPITSRVSSSQSSSKSKRKAKTSSATSHSGMNWSKPGQRSTSGSRGIHRWLRFG from the coding sequence ATGATGGCAAAACAGTGTCGTGTCTGTGAGAAGATCATAGACATGCCGCGTAAGTGCCGATTCTGTGGCGAACGGTTGTGCGAGGAACATATGCTACCTGAGAATCACGACTGTCTTGGGTTGAGCGTAGATGTGGAAAACAGTGAGTCGTGGTTCGTTGAGAAATTCGGCGGTCGTGATGATGAACCACGTGAGGGATCAAGTGTTAGTCTGTCCCGACATGGGCCGGATTCGCCGCCCCTGTCGAGTGATGATGAACCGGTGGAGGAGAGCACTAGTGAGGAATCCGAGAGCAGCGACAACGCGTCCGTCAAGCAGACCGAAGAAGTCGAACAAGACGGTGAGAGAAGGGAATCCGAAAATAATAGAGACGAGTCGACGGAACAAGAAAAACAGGCAAAACAAGACGAGGAGAACGATCAGTCACGTCCAATCACATCACGTGTATCAAGCTCTCAGAGTTCCTCTAAGTCGAAGCGAAAAGCCAAGACATCGTCTGCAACATCTCATTCGGGTATGAACTGGAGTAAGCCCGGACAGCGGTCAACGTCCGGTAGCAGAGGTATCCATCGGTGGCTCCGATTTGGGTAG
- a CDS encoding DEAD/DEAH box helicase has protein sequence MAESDAYVDHPLLTPEFIERRLYQIQLAGTARNGHTLVCLPTGLGKTTVSLLVTAERLHEIGGKSLFLAPTKPLVEQQAEFYRDALTIPDDEIVVFTGEVRPDDRAALWDDATIIIATPQVVENDLVGNRISLADVTHLTFDECHRGTGDYAYVYIAGRYHADAQQPLVTAMSASPGGTKEDIQIICENLGLDTVEVMTEDDADVDEYTYETDIEWKRIDLPQEILDMRDGINEVIEDRLEKLRELGVTKATSPDISQKQLNKIGAELRKLMDNDQSEGYKGMSMHAEIMKLRRAVTLVETQSVESVRRYFERQKNAARSSGASKASQRLIAEPKVQEAMRAAEAYDDLHPKFSQTRILLAETLGINDGDRVIVFTESRDTAEALTDFLSQNFHVRRFVGQGDKEGSDGMTQTEQKETLDAFRAGEFEVLVSTSVAEEGLDVPEVDLVLFYEPVPTAIRSIQRKGRTGRQDKGRVVVLLANDTRDEAYFWISRRREKEMESELRKLKGVAEEVEEELEAPQSALDQFDGEAAESTKATNGGVEQATAEATQSTGGDQPGLTDYGTAEDDEEATEPVDSGDVSDDDTESTEDEGIVATAKSDDEDSVEIVADQRELDSTVARDLSTRDGIHTRLETLAVGDYVLSDRVAVERKSVSDFLDTLTGGDRSMFEQVGDLTRNYSRPIVIIEGTDLYGSRNVHPNAIRGAVASLAVDFNASVLRTEDESETADLLETLAKREQQTRERAVSVHGEKQAKTRAEQQEYVVSSIADIGPVTARALLDYFGTVEAVMTARKEDLRDVTGVGEVTADTIREIVGSDYS, from the coding sequence ATGGCCGAGTCCGACGCCTACGTCGACCACCCCTTGCTCACCCCCGAGTTCATCGAGCGTCGACTCTACCAGATCCAGTTGGCGGGCACCGCCCGCAACGGCCACACGCTGGTCTGTTTGCCGACCGGCCTCGGCAAGACGACCGTCAGCCTGCTGGTCACCGCCGAACGACTCCACGAGATCGGCGGCAAATCGCTGTTCCTCGCGCCGACGAAACCGCTGGTCGAACAACAGGCCGAGTTCTACCGCGACGCACTGACGATCCCCGACGACGAGATCGTCGTCTTCACCGGCGAGGTCCGGCCCGATGACCGCGCCGCGCTGTGGGACGATGCGACGATCATTATCGCCACGCCACAGGTCGTCGAAAACGATCTGGTCGGCAACCGCATCTCGCTGGCCGATGTGACCCACCTCACCTTCGACGAGTGCCACCGCGGCACCGGCGACTACGCCTACGTCTACATCGCCGGGCGCTACCACGCCGACGCCCAGCAGCCGCTCGTGACGGCGATGAGCGCCTCCCCCGGCGGCACCAAGGAGGACATCCAGATCATCTGTGAGAATCTTGGTCTCGACACCGTCGAGGTGATGACCGAAGACGACGCCGACGTCGACGAGTACACTTACGAGACCGACATCGAGTGGAAGCGGATCGACCTCCCCCAAGAGATTCTCGATATGCGGGATGGAATCAACGAGGTGATCGAAGACCGGCTGGAAAAGCTCAGAGAACTGGGTGTCACGAAGGCGACGAGTCCCGATATTTCCCAAAAACAGCTCAACAAGATCGGTGCGGAACTCCGCAAACTGATGGACAACGACCAGTCTGAGGGGTACAAGGGGATGTCGATGCACGCCGAGATCATGAAACTCCGCCGGGCGGTGACACTCGTCGAAACCCAGAGCGTCGAATCCGTCCGCCGATACTTCGAGCGGCAAAAAAACGCCGCTCGGAGTTCGGGGGCCTCGAAGGCCAGCCAGCGCCTCATCGCCGAGCCCAAAGTCCAAGAGGCGATGCGGGCGGCCGAAGCCTACGACGACCTCCACCCCAAATTTTCACAGACTCGGATTCTCCTTGCGGAGACGCTCGGGATCAACGACGGCGACCGCGTGATCGTCTTCACCGAGTCGCGGGATACGGCCGAAGCCCTGACCGATTTCCTGAGTCAGAACTTCCACGTCCGCCGATTCGTCGGCCAAGGCGACAAGGAGGGTTCCGACGGGATGACCCAGACCGAACAGAAAGAGACCCTCGATGCCTTCCGGGCCGGCGAGTTCGAGGTGCTCGTGTCGACCTCCGTTGCCGAGGAAGGGCTCGATGTCCCCGAGGTCGACCTCGTCTTATTTTATGAACCAGTCCCGACAGCGATTCGGTCGATTCAGCGCAAAGGCCGAACTGGTCGACAGGACAAAGGCCGCGTCGTGGTGCTGCTGGCCAACGATACCCGCGACGAGGCGTACTTCTGGATCTCCCGCCGCCGCGAAAAGGAAATGGAGTCGGAACTCCGGAAGCTGAAGGGTGTTGCCGAGGAGGTCGAAGAGGAACTCGAAGCCCCGCAGTCGGCACTCGATCAGTTCGACGGTGAGGCTGCAGAGTCGACCAAGGCAACGAACGGGGGCGTCGAGCAGGCCACAGCTGAGGCCACCCAGTCGACGGGCGGCGACCAGCCCGGACTGACTGATTATGGCACCGCCGAAGACGACGAGGAAGCCACCGAACCTGTCGACTCCGGCGACGTCAGCGATGACGACACAGAGAGCACAGAAGACGAGGGCATCGTCGCTACCGCGAAAAGCGACGACGAAGATTCGGTTGAGATCGTCGCTGACCAGCGGGAACTCGATTCGACAGTTGCGCGGGATCTGTCGACGCGGGATGGCATCCACACGCGCTTGGAGACGCTGGCGGTCGGCGACTACGTGCTGTCGGATCGGGTGGCCGTCGAGCGCAAATCCGTCTCCGATTTCCTCGATACGCTTACCGGCGGTGACCGGTCGATGTTCGAGCAGGTCGGCGACCTCACGCGGAACTACAGTCGACCAATCGTCATTATCGAGGGCACCGATCTCTACGGCTCGCGGAACGTCCACCCGAACGCGATTCGAGGGGCCGTGGCCAGTCTGGCCGTCGACTTCAATGCGAGTGTCCTGCGAACCGAAGACGAATCCGAGACGGCCGATCTGCTGGAAACGCTCGCAAAGCGCGAACAGCAGACCCGCGAGCGGGCGGTGTCGGTCCACGGCGAGAAGCAGGCCAAAACGCGGGCCGAACAGCAGGAGTATGTCGTCAGCTCGATTGCGGATATCGGCCCCGTGACTGCCCGTGCCCTGTTGGACTACTTCGGAACCGTCGAAGCGGTCATGACGGCCCGCAAGGAGGATTTACGTGACGTAACGGGAGTTGGCGAGGTGACCGCGGATACGATCCGTGAAATCGTTGGAAGTGACTATTCTTGA
- a CDS encoding Sjogren's syndrome/scleroderma autoantigen 1 family protein, with protein sequence MSEFDKEAEREKLREKYADDDQKRAETRRMSELLLKGATMTNKHCGRCSDPLFRYDGQTFCPSCQAEGEAVQAEADAAQADADGAEPRTETAPEGQPSTPAGSQVDPSQAEPATQVDPQATAGGAGPGEASRSTQPQSGRPTQPQERVSPVTERQQKTNATSGVDGHTGSSTGDLTAARESLTRTVTRFAQEAERTDDPRRARELLTAAREAAATLAELE encoded by the coding sequence ATGAGTGAGTTCGATAAGGAAGCCGAACGCGAGAAGTTGCGGGAGAAGTACGCCGACGACGACCAAAAGCGCGCCGAGACCCGTCGGATGAGCGAACTGCTGTTGAAGGGTGCGACGATGACGAACAAACACTGCGGCCGCTGTTCGGACCCGCTGTTCCGCTACGACGGCCAGACGTTCTGTCCGTCCTGTCAGGCCGAGGGTGAAGCGGTACAAGCCGAGGCCGATGCGGCGCAAGCCGATGCCGACGGGGCCGAACCCCGGACCGAGACGGCTCCCGAAGGCCAGCCGTCGACGCCGGCGGGATCACAGGTCGACCCGTCGCAAGCCGAGCCAGCAACACAGGTCGACCCGCAAGCCACCGCCGGTGGGGCAGGTCCGGGCGAGGCCAGTCGGTCGACACAGCCGCAGTCCGGCCGCCCAACGCAGCCACAGGAGCGAGTCTCACCAGTCACCGAGCGACAACAAAAAACGAATGCGACGAGTGGGGTCGACGGCCACACAGGGTCGTCGACCGGCGACCTCACGGCGGCCCGCGAGTCACTGACACGGACGGTAACGCGGTTCGCTCAGGAAGCTGAGCGGACCGACGATCCACGCCGTGCGCGTGAACTGCTGACCGCGGCCCGTGAGGCCGCAGCCACGCTTGCCGAACTGGAGTAG
- the mdh gene encoding malate dehydrogenase, with protein sequence MAKVSIVGAAGTVGAATGYNLALRDIVDELVFVDIPKMEDETVGQAADTNHGIAYDSNTVVRQGDYAATAGSDVVVITAGIPRSPGQTRLDLAEDNAPIMEDISSSLAEYNDEFITVTTSNPVDLLNRHLYETGDRPREHVIGFGGRLDSARFRYVLSQRFDTPVNNVEATILGEHGDAQVPVFSKVRVDGRDPAFDADEKEEILGDLQQSAMDVIEKKGATQWGPATGVAHTIEAILTDSGEVLPCSVALDGEFDHDETALGVPAKLGSDGVEEIVDWELDEYETELLAEAAEKLTEQYGKIA encoded by the coding sequence ATGGCAAAAGTGAGTATCGTCGGTGCGGCAGGAACAGTCGGTGCAGCCACGGGCTACAATCTCGCGCTTCGAGATATCGTCGACGAACTGGTCTTCGTCGACATTCCGAAGATGGAAGACGAGACGGTCGGCCAGGCCGCCGACACCAACCACGGCATCGCCTACGACTCCAACACGGTCGTCCGACAGGGCGACTACGCCGCAACCGCTGGCTCTGATGTCGTCGTCATCACCGCGGGCATCCCCCGGTCGCCGGGCCAGACCCGACTTGATCTCGCCGAGGACAACGCCCCGATCATGGAAGACATTAGCTCTTCGCTCGCCGAATACAACGACGAGTTCATCACCGTCACCACCTCGAATCCGGTCGACCTGCTGAATCGCCACCTGTACGAAACCGGCGACCGCCCCCGCGAACACGTGATCGGCTTCGGCGGTCGACTCGATTCGGCGCGCTTCCGCTACGTGCTGAGCCAGCGGTTCGACACCCCCGTCAACAACGTCGAAGCAACGATTCTCGGCGAACACGGCGACGCGCAGGTGCCGGTGTTCTCGAAAGTTCGGGTCGACGGCCGTGATCCTGCGTTCGACGCGGACGAGAAAGAGGAGATCCTCGGCGACCTCCAACAGTCGGCGATGGACGTGATCGAAAAGAAAGGTGCGACCCAGTGGGGTCCAGCAACCGGTGTCGCCCACACTATCGAGGCGATTCTCACCGATTCCGGTGAGGTACTTCCCTGTTCGGTCGCCCTCGACGGCGAGTTCGATCACGATGAGACGGCGTTGGGCGTCCCGGCCAAACTCGGCAGCGATGGGGTCGAAGAAATCGTCGACTGGGAACTCGACGAGTACGAAACCGAGCTGCTGGCCGAGGCCGCCGAGAAACTCACTGAGCAGTATGGCAAAATCGCCTGA
- a CDS encoding 2'-5' RNA ligase family protein: MFSLNVPVPGAVAQLAADLHPRLVDFDQIRDHRTLVAKRFDESTLPASQPELQLARLQQRVPQVLTGTPAFEAETRAIDFFAEPVRGAGPVVYLTVDSPGLRGLHDRFTDEFGTIPELEGDDYTPHITLARGGSVADAERLAGEIDPISWTVSQLQIWDSRYREAVSRYSLPA; this comes from the coding sequence GTGTTCAGTCTCAACGTCCCCGTCCCCGGAGCAGTCGCCCAACTGGCGGCTGACCTCCACCCCCGGCTCGTCGACTTCGACCAGATACGGGACCACCGAACCCTCGTCGCCAAACGATTCGACGAGTCGACGCTGCCGGCCAGCCAACCCGAGCTACAGCTAGCGCGACTCCAACAGCGAGTGCCACAGGTGCTGACGGGGACGCCAGCATTCGAGGCTGAGACCCGAGCAATCGACTTCTTCGCCGAGCCAGTCCGCGGCGCGGGACCGGTCGTCTATCTGACCGTCGACAGTCCCGGACTCCGAGGGCTTCACGACCGGTTCACCGACGAGTTCGGCACCATCCCGGAACTGGAAGGCGACGACTACACCCCACATATCACCCTTGCCCGCGGGGGATCGGTGGCCGATGCCGAACGCCTCGCTGGGGAGATCGACCCGATTTCGTGGACCGTCTCGCAGCTCCAAATCTGGGATTCCCGCTACCGTGAGGCAGTCTCGCGGTACTCGCTGCCTGCCTGA
- the serA gene encoding phosphoglycerate dehydrogenase produces the protein MKVLVTDPIDDAGLDQLREAGYEVETNYEADGEELLAAVADANALIVRSGTDVNEAVFEAAEDLVIVGRAGIGVDNIDIEAATDHGVIVANAPEGNVRAAAEHTVAMAFAGARWIPQAHTRLKDGEWAKSDYLGYEVNNKTLGIIGLGRVGQEVAKRLDSLGMDLVVFDPYISEERAAQFGAELIDDLDECLAASDFVTIHTPLLPETENMIGSEELELLDDGFLINCARGGIVDEAALAEAVDNGPMAGAALDVFAEEPLADDSPLLDVDEIVVTPHLGASTEAAQENVAVDTADQVIAALNDQPVLNALNAPSVDETAFPRIEPYLGLAETSGKIAAQLLGERIESIEVHYEGDIANEDVDLVTASALKGVFKPLEWQVNAVNAPRLAEERGIEVTESKTRQTDDFQSLVTVTVNDGDESLTVSGTLFAGDDPRIVRIDGYRVDAIPSGHMLVARNYDKPGVIGLIGSVLGDNDINIAGMFNARETIGGEALTVYSLDVDVPDEVLEQLLGDDRIIELKTITLDDQ, from the coding sequence ATGAAGGTACTCGTCACGGATCCGATCGACGATGCGGGGCTCGATCAGTTACGTGAAGCAGGCTATGAAGTCGAGACGAACTACGAGGCAGACGGCGAGGAACTCCTTGCTGCGGTCGCCGATGCCAACGCACTGATCGTCCGTTCGGGCACGGATGTCAACGAGGCAGTGTTCGAGGCCGCCGAGGATCTCGTCATCGTCGGCCGGGCCGGAATCGGCGTCGACAACATCGACATCGAGGCCGCCACCGACCACGGTGTGATCGTCGCAAATGCGCCAGAAGGCAACGTCCGGGCGGCGGCCGAGCACACCGTCGCAATGGCCTTCGCGGGCGCTCGCTGGATCCCGCAGGCTCACACTCGCCTGAAAGACGGCGAGTGGGCCAAGTCGGACTACCTCGGCTACGAGGTCAACAACAAGACGCTGGGTATCATCGGTCTGGGTCGCGTCGGTCAGGAAGTCGCCAAACGGCTCGACAGTCTCGGGATGGATCTGGTCGTCTTCGATCCCTACATCTCCGAGGAGCGGGCCGCCCAGTTCGGCGCAGAGCTGATCGACGACCTCGATGAGTGTCTGGCCGCCTCGGACTTCGTGACGATCCACACCCCACTGCTCCCCGAGACCGAGAACATGATCGGAAGCGAGGAGCTCGAACTGCTTGATGACGGCTTCCTCATCAACTGTGCCCGTGGTGGCATCGTCGACGAGGCCGCCCTCGCCGAGGCGGTCGACAACGGCCCAATGGCCGGAGCCGCACTCGACGTGTTCGCCGAGGAACCACTCGCCGACGACTCGCCGCTGCTGGATGTCGACGAGATCGTCGTCACACCGCACCTTGGGGCATCGACTGAAGCCGCACAGGAAAACGTCGCCGTCGACACCGCCGATCAGGTGATCGCGGCACTCAACGACCAGCCGGTTCTCAACGCGCTCAACGCGCCCTCGGTCGACGAGACCGCTTTCCCACGAATCGAGCCCTACCTCGGGCTCGCAGAAACCTCAGGCAAGATCGCCGCCCAGCTACTGGGCGAGCGCATCGAGTCCATCGAGGTCCATTATGAGGGTGACATCGCCAACGAGGACGTCGACCTCGTCACCGCCAGTGCGCTCAAAGGCGTGTTCAAACCGCTCGAATGGCAGGTCAACGCGGTCAACGCCCCGCGACTCGCCGAGGAGCGAGGCATCGAAGTCACCGAATCAAAGACACGGCAGACCGACGACTTCCAGAGCCTCGTCACCGTCACAGTCAACGACGGCGACGAGTCGCTGACGGTCTCGGGGACCCTCTTTGCGGGTGACGATCCACGCATCGTCCGCATCGATGGCTACCGCGTCGACGCCATCCCGAGCGGCCACATGCTGGTTGCGCGGAACTACGACAAACCCGGCGTCATCGGCCTTATCGGCTCGGTGCTCGGCGACAACGACATCAACATCGCAGGCATGTTTAACGCCCGCGAAACCATCGGTGGCGAGGCACTGACCGTCTACAGCCTCGACGTCGACGTTCCGGACGAGGTACTCGAACAGCTGCTCGGTGACGACCGGATCATCGAACTCAAAACGATCACACTCGACGACCAATAA
- a CDS encoding excinuclease ABC subunit C: MQRSTLAEQARSAPSEPGVYQFHDGETVLYVGKAVDIRSRVRSYTDPRSNRIRRMVRQADRIEFAVTDTETQALLLEANLIKRHQPRYNVRLKDDKSYPLVQLTNHPIPRIEITRDPSDAATVFGPFTDKGRVETVVKAIRETYGLRGCSDHKYSGRDRPCLDYEMGLCTAPCTGEIDPESYREDVQAAVRFFEGETGVLADPLRREMETAAEGQAFERAANLRDRLKTVENFHGGGESAVSGHSRERAVDVLGVSVEGDQATVARLHSEDGQLVDRSRHTLDAPDDDARIPALLSAFIPQYYAEREFPDALLLSERPSDSEVTEWLEAEGVAVRVPGAGREATLVDLALKNARQGPVAGDPLGTLGDELGIGRPTRIEGFDVSHSQGKAVVGSNVCFVDGSAAKSDYRRKKLTDRNDDYANMYDLIEWRASRAVEGRDDRPDPDLLLIDGGEGQLGAALDALEATGWDVPAVALAKERELIVTPDRVFDWPNDADHLHVCQRVRDEAHRFAVQYHQTLRDEVATALDGISGVGPETRRRLLGRFGSVENVRNASEEDLKDVDGVGTKTAAAISQRL; the protein is encoded by the coding sequence ATGCAGCGCTCGACGCTCGCCGAGCAGGCCCGGTCGGCCCCCAGCGAGCCGGGGGTCTACCAGTTCCACGACGGCGAGACGGTGCTCTACGTCGGCAAGGCGGTCGACATCCGCTCGCGGGTGCGATCCTACACCGACCCACGGTCCAATCGCATCCGCCGAATGGTCCGACAGGCAGACCGCATCGAGTTCGCCGTCACTGACACAGAGACGCAAGCGCTCCTGCTCGAAGCGAACCTGATCAAACGCCACCAGCCGCGGTACAACGTCCGGCTGAAGGACGACAAATCCTATCCGCTGGTCCAGCTCACAAATCATCCGATTCCGCGGATCGAAATCACCCGAGATCCCAGCGACGCTGCAACCGTCTTTGGCCCCTTTACTGACAAGGGCCGCGTCGAAACAGTCGTCAAGGCGATCCGCGAAACCTACGGGCTTCGGGGCTGTTCGGACCACAAATATAGTGGTCGGGATCGGCCCTGTCTGGACTACGAGATGGGACTCTGTACCGCGCCCTGTACCGGCGAGATCGATCCCGAGAGCTACCGGGAGGACGTCCAAGCCGCAGTCCGATTCTTCGAGGGCGAAACTGGCGTGCTTGCCGATCCGCTCCGACGAGAGATGGAGACCGCCGCCGAAGGGCAGGCTTTCGAGCGGGCCGCGAACCTCCGGGATCGGCTCAAAACCGTCGAGAACTTTCACGGTGGTGGCGAGTCGGCCGTCTCGGGCCACAGCCGGGAGCGAGCCGTCGACGTCCTCGGCGTCTCCGTCGAGGGCGATCAGGCGACGGTTGCTCGGCTCCACAGCGAGGACGGCCAACTGGTCGACCGGTCGCGGCACACACTCGATGCGCCGGACGATGACGCTCGAATCCCGGCGCTGCTTTCGGCGTTTATCCCACAGTATTACGCCGAGCGGGAGTTCCCCGACGCCCTCCTGCTGTCGGAGCGACCGAGCGATTCGGAGGTCACAGAGTGGCTCGAAGCCGAGGGAGTCGCCGTCCGCGTGCCGGGAGCCGGACGCGAGGCGACGCTGGTCGACTTAGCCCTGAAAAATGCCCGGCAGGGACCGGTCGCTGGCGATCCCCTCGGCACACTCGGCGACGAACTCGGAATCGGTCGACCGACCCGCATCGAAGGCTTCGATGTAAGCCACTCACAGGGGAAGGCGGTCGTCGGGAGCAACGTCTGTTTCGTCGACGGCAGCGCCGCAAAAAGCGACTACCGACGGAAGAAGCTGACCGACCGAAACGACGACTACGCGAATATGTACGACCTCATCGAGTGGCGAGCCAGCCGGGCGGTCGAGGGCCGCGATGACCGACCCGATCCGGACCTTCTGCTCATTGACGGCGGCGAGGGACAGCTCGGCGCGGCGCTCGACGCCCTCGAAGCGACCGGCTGGGACGTGCCAGCAGTCGCGTTGGCCAAGGAGCGAGAACTCATCGTCACCCCCGACCGGGTTTTCGACTGGCCGAACGACGCCGACCACCTCCACGTCTGCCAGCGCGTCCGCGACGAGGCCCATCGGTTCGCCGTCCAGTACCATCAGACGCTCCGCGACGAGGTTGCGACGGCCCTCGACGGGATTTCGGGCGTCGGTCCCGAGACGCGGCGTCGACTGCTCGGGCGGTTCGGGAGCGTCGAAAACGTCCGCAACGCGTCGGAGGAGGATTTGAAAGATGTCGACGGCGTTGGCACGAAGACGGCGGCAGCGATCAGCCAGCGGCTATAG
- the serB gene encoding phosphoserine phosphatase SerB, which yields MSLIAFDFDGTLSNSEMTVLLGEKLGVADEMAEITERAMNNEISYAESLRSRAELLAGLSEADAEDAYSSVELRPDAATLIDRLREAGHTVAIFTGGFERGVQRALEADDTEVDMIVSNSLPIVDGELTGEVEGPLIEGTKDDQLEELAGELGVDMTDTIAVGDGANDLPMLEVAGLAVGFEPKPAVEPSCDEVVSTMADLGTLLESRGVLAAAVDD from the coding sequence ATGAGCCTCATTGCGTTCGATTTCGACGGCACGCTGTCGAACTCGGAGATGACTGTCCTGCTCGGCGAGAAACTCGGTGTGGCCGACGAGATGGCCGAGATCACCGAGCGGGCGATGAACAACGAGATCAGCTACGCCGAGAGCCTACGGAGCCGGGCGGAACTCCTCGCTGGGCTTTCGGAGGCCGACGCCGAGGACGCCTACAGCAGCGTGGAACTCCGACCCGACGCCGCGACCCTGATCGACCGCCTGCGCGAGGCGGGCCACACGGTCGCCATCTTTACTGGTGGATTTGAGCGCGGCGTCCAGCGCGCCCTTGAGGCCGACGATACCGAGGTCGACATGATTGTCTCCAACAGCCTCCCAATCGTCGACGGCGAACTCACCGGCGAGGTCGAAGGCCCACTCATCGAGGGCACCAAAGACGACCAACTCGAAGAACTCGCGGGCGAGCTCGGCGTCGACATGACCGACACCATCGCGGTCGGCGACGGCGCAAACGACCTGCCGATGCTGGAGGTCGCGGGGCTGGCGGTTGGCTTCGAGCCGAAGCCCGCCGTCGAGCCGTCGTGTGACGAGGTCGTCTCGACGATGGCCGATCTCGGGACTTTGTTGGAGAGCCGTGGCGTGCTGGCGGCTGCGGTCGACGACTAA